One genomic window of Dehalococcoidia bacterium includes the following:
- a CDS encoding TetR/AcrR family transcriptional regulator, whose amino-acid sequence MSERGETASSRERRRQVLRAVSELIARHGIDGMSMRQVAEAAGMSTGTINYHFKNKRGLIMAAMDHVYSVPQDWSPYADLPPLEQLRVRAGIFILRSEARQRWGRFWLEYAAQAGRDTELLESHKARHQRRREVFAQTIALGQKAGEVRRDIDPFGAAEALLALIDGVTTQQIAFGLSPERAEEILSGFIRHLGAHSAYPFD is encoded by the coding sequence GTGAGTGAACGGGGCGAGACCGCTTCTTCGAGAGAGCGCCGGCGCCAGGTCCTGCGCGCCGTATCGGAACTCATTGCCCGCCACGGCATCGATGGGATGTCGATGCGGCAGGTGGCGGAAGCGGCGGGCATGAGCACCGGGACGATCAACTACCATTTCAAGAACAAGCGCGGCCTGATCATGGCGGCGATGGACCACGTGTACTCGGTGCCGCAGGACTGGTCGCCATACGCGGACCTGCCGCCGCTGGAGCAGTTGCGAGTGCGCGCCGGGATCTTCATCCTCCGTTCGGAAGCCCGGCAGCGCTGGGGCCGGTTCTGGCTCGAGTACGCCGCCCAGGCCGGGCGCGACACTGAACTGCTGGAGAGCCACAAGGCGCGCCACCAGCGACGGCGGGAGGTCTTCGCCCAGACGATCGCCCTGGGACAGAAGGCGGGAGAGGTCCGGCGGGACATCGACCCCTTCGGCGCGGCGGAGGCCCTGCTGGCGCTGATCGACGGGGTCACCACGCAGCAGATCGCCTTCGGGCTCTCTCCCGAGCGCGCCGAGGAGATCCTCTCCGGCTTCATCCGCCATCTCGGCGCGCACTCCGCGTACCCGTTCGACTAA
- a CDS encoding ABC transporter substrate-binding protein has translation MSSSNYWVRIRDQRIPRRSALAGASTVGLGAAALALAGCGGGGEGGAGSKASDSRLGKPEDTTRQAVQGGTFQDYITTEVQTFDLARTSNFTAFNTVGWRIYGRLLRYNSGPLGEAITSKIEGDLAESFEVTQDGLTWTFKLRPNVKMQPVAPLNGRPLDIEDVRLSWERFIEGSPRRVRFDMVDSVSFPDARTMVFKNKFPYAPFGPLIADTSSFWIMPKEVAKGEVDYRPVGAGTGPFILENYQRGAFLRWKRNPNYFDAPRPYVETVEMPIITEYAQRAAQFRAKNIDVFTPLEPDVLSMFNDLPDATAWQGDFTLSQNYVLFPRNSAPFGGQHGQPGGDVRLRRALSMAFDRDTFIDVFRNVTPIRNAGFSVDVKWDNLLSPGWTFYLDPQDSKEMGYPEKAPGKWYKYDVAEAKKLLAAAGFPNGIDSEIHYSTIWTGDFTRRMEVTRDMWREAGFRFDKLVGHEFQTDYLPNVITKGDFNGVRLGPFTEYTEEDQYWVSAFRPGTDRNPAGWDDPKVLDLIDKQRREFDVEKRKRLNWDLQVYLSDNMYNIPWGGQATSGFTFTQPWVKNYRVYRQVPNSATYLWLDHTKRS, from the coding sequence ATGTCCTCATCGAATTACTGGGTTCGGATCCGGGACCAGAGGATACCCCGCCGTAGTGCTCTCGCCGGGGCGTCGACCGTAGGGCTTGGCGCCGCTGCCCTGGCGTTGGCCGGCTGCGGCGGCGGCGGAGAGGGGGGCGCGGGGTCCAAAGCGTCCGATTCGAGGCTCGGCAAGCCTGAGGACACCACTCGCCAGGCCGTACAGGGCGGCACCTTCCAGGACTACATCACGACCGAGGTCCAGACGTTCGACCTGGCGCGCACCAGCAACTTCACTGCCTTCAACACGGTTGGGTGGCGCATATACGGCCGACTGCTGCGCTACAACTCCGGTCCGTTAGGGGAGGCGATTACCTCGAAGATCGAGGGGGACCTCGCGGAGTCCTTCGAGGTCACGCAGGACGGCCTCACCTGGACCTTCAAGTTGCGGCCCAACGTGAAAATGCAGCCAGTGGCGCCGCTGAACGGCCGTCCGCTGGACATCGAGGACGTGAGGCTGAGCTGGGAGCGCTTCATCGAGGGCAGCCCCCGCCGCGTCCGGTTCGACATGGTGGACAGCGTCTCCTTCCCGGACGCCCGCACCATGGTCTTCAAGAACAAGTTCCCTTATGCGCCTTTCGGGCCCCTGATCGCGGACACAAGCTCTTTCTGGATCATGCCCAAGGAAGTGGCGAAGGGCGAGGTGGACTACCGCCCCGTTGGCGCCGGCACCGGGCCTTTCATCCTCGAGAACTACCAGCGCGGCGCCTTCCTGCGTTGGAAGCGAAACCCGAACTACTTCGACGCCCCGCGGCCGTACGTCGAGACGGTGGAGATGCCGATCATCACGGAATACGCCCAGCGGGCAGCGCAGTTCCGCGCGAAGAACATCGACGTCTTTACGCCGCTGGAGCCGGACGTCCTGAGCATGTTCAACGACCTGCCAGACGCCACCGCCTGGCAGGGCGACTTCACGCTTTCGCAGAACTACGTGCTGTTCCCGCGCAACAGCGCCCCCTTCGGTGGCCAGCACGGCCAGCCAGGCGGCGACGTGCGCCTGCGGCGCGCCCTCTCCATGGCCTTCGACCGCGACACCTTCATCGACGTCTTCCGAAACGTTACGCCCATCCGCAACGCCGGGTTCAGCGTCGACGTGAAGTGGGACAACCTGCTGTCGCCCGGGTGGACTTTCTACCTCGACCCGCAGGACTCGAAAGAGATGGGATACCCGGAGAAGGCGCCAGGCAAGTGGTACAAATACGACGTCGCCGAAGCCAAGAAGCTGCTCGCCGCGGCTGGCTTCCCCAACGGCATCGACTCCGAGATCCACTACTCGACCATCTGGACGGGCGACTTCACGCGCCGGATGGAGGTCACGCGCGACATGTGGAGGGAGGCCGGCTTCCGGTTCGACAAGCTCGTGGGGCACGAGTTTCAGACGGACTACCTGCCCAACGTGATCACGAAGGGCGACTTCAATGGCGTGCGCCTCGGCCCGTTTACGGAGTACACGGAGGAGGATCAGTACTGGGTGTCCGCCTTCAGGCCGGGCACGGACCGCAACCCCGCGGGCTGGGACGACCCCAAAGTCCTGGACCTGATCGACAAGCAGCGGCGCGAGTTCGACGTCGAGAAACGCAAGCGCCTCAACTGGGACCTGCAGGTCTACCTCTCGGACAACATGTACAACATCCCCTGGGGCGGCCAGGCGACGAGCGGCTTCACGTTTACGCAGCCCTGGGTGAAAAACTACCGGGTGTACCGCCAGGTCCCGAACTCGGCGACCTACCTGTGGCTGGACCATACGAAGAGGTCGTAG
- a CDS encoding vitamin K epoxide reductase family protein, translating into MRVGVREQAPAEAQPLARLVPVILAVLAVVGLGISGYLTMTHYAEKPIECGGLGGQCDYVNSSEYAAVAGIPVSVLGLLAYTGLLTTALAWAARPASDIWPVAYWGMALAGAGYAGYLTYVELEILHAICAWCVASAVVLTLSLLLSTAYLLWGQESG; encoded by the coding sequence ATGCGGGTTGGAGTCCGGGAGCAAGCGCCGGCCGAGGCGCAGCCGCTGGCGCGCCTCGTGCCCGTCATCCTCGCCGTCCTCGCCGTGGTCGGCCTCGGCATCTCGGGCTACCTTACGATGACCCACTACGCCGAGAAGCCGATCGAGTGCGGCGGCCTCGGCGGCCAATGTGATTACGTCAACTCCAGCGAGTATGCCGCCGTGGCCGGCATCCCCGTATCCGTGCTCGGCCTGCTCGCGTACACCGGCCTTCTGACGACAGCGCTCGCCTGGGCGGCGCGCCCCGCGAGCGACATCTGGCCGGTAGCCTACTGGGGCATGGCGCTCGCCGGCGCGGGCTATGCCGGCTACCTTACGTACGTCGAGCTCGAGATACTGCACGCGATCTGCGCCTGGTGCGTCGCCTCGGCCGTCGTGCTCACCCTCTCGTTGCTCCTGTCGACCGCGTACCTGCTCTGGGGACAGGAGTCCGGCTAG
- a CDS encoding DsbA family protein produces MVLAGGLAFAAVVALVIIGAVSRSGGGSSTIPAEINRDGRTLGSPTAPVTVVAWEDFQCPFCRQANDTALAQVIENYVKAGQVKVEYRHFAFLGNESIVAAEASECANDQGKFWEYHDILFANQQGENRGAFSTNRLKQMADRVGLDRAMFDSCLESGKYRSAIEAETRAGRQLGIDSTPVFFVNGTKISGAQPYSVFKTAIDKALAGQ; encoded by the coding sequence ATGGTACTGGCTGGAGGGCTCGCGTTCGCCGCGGTCGTCGCGCTGGTCATCATCGGCGCCGTGAGCCGCAGCGGCGGCGGCAGTTCCACCATCCCGGCGGAAATCAACCGGGACGGCCGCACGCTGGGGTCGCCGACGGCGCCCGTGACCGTCGTCGCCTGGGAGGACTTCCAGTGTCCCTTCTGTCGGCAGGCGAATGACACGGCCCTGGCGCAGGTGATCGAGAACTACGTGAAGGCCGGCCAGGTAAAGGTGGAGTACCGCCACTTTGCCTTCCTGGGGAATGAGTCAATCGTCGCGGCGGAAGCATCGGAGTGCGCCAACGACCAGGGCAAGTTCTGGGAGTACCACGATATCCTCTTCGCCAACCAGCAGGGCGAAAACCGCGGCGCTTTCAGCACTAACCGCCTGAAGCAGATGGCCGACCGCGTGGGCCTAGACCGGGCGATGTTCGACTCTTGTCTCGAGAGTGGCAAGTACAGGTCCGCGATTGAGGCGGAGACGCGCGCCGGCAGGCAGCTTGGCATCGACAGCACGCCGGTGTTCTTCGTCAACGGCACAAAGATCTCCGGCGCCCAGCCCTACTCCGTCTTCAAGACCGCCATCGATAAGGCGCTGGCGGGCCAATGA
- a CDS encoding MBL fold metallo-hydrolase: MPAKYRLGALDLAIISDGTFFQDAGAVFGIVPRIMWEGYAGQLDERHRMSLALNSVVLRSQGKLVLIETGVGDKPRTGRDNATPADQGNLLADLAKLGIRPEEVDIVINTHLHFDHCGWNTRYLDGNLSLTFPNAEYLITRAEWEAALNPNERTRATYLAENLAPLRDSDHLHLIDGEHRVTDEITIVPTPGHSEGHASVVLSSRGETAVYIGDMAQAVVQLERTAWVSSFDILPLVSMETKKAIVERAIEQGQVIISVHAPFPGVGRMTREGNFRKWVDLETEPA, encoded by the coding sequence ATGCCGGCGAAGTACCGACTCGGCGCGCTGGACCTCGCGATAATCTCGGACGGCACCTTCTTCCAGGACGCCGGGGCCGTCTTCGGCATCGTCCCGCGCATCATGTGGGAGGGCTACGCCGGACAGCTGGACGAGCGCCACCGCATGTCGCTGGCCCTGAATAGCGTGGTGCTGCGGTCCCAGGGCAAGCTGGTGCTCATCGAGACGGGTGTCGGCGACAAACCCCGCACCGGCCGCGATAACGCCACGCCCGCGGACCAAGGCAACCTGCTCGCCGACCTGGCGAAGCTCGGGATCCGCCCCGAGGAAGTCGACATCGTCATAAACACCCACCTCCACTTCGACCATTGCGGGTGGAACACGCGCTATCTCGACGGCAACCTCAGCCTTACCTTCCCCAACGCCGAGTACCTGATCACCCGCGCCGAGTGGGAGGCGGCACTCAACCCGAACGAGCGCACGCGGGCCACGTACCTCGCCGAGAACCTGGCGCCGCTCAGGGACAGCGACCACCTCCACCTGATCGATGGCGAACACAGGGTGACGGACGAAATCACCATCGTGCCGACGCCCGGGCACTCGGAGGGCCACGCCTCGGTGGTCCTGTCATCGCGAGGCGAGACGGCCGTCTACATCGGCGACATGGCCCAGGCGGTCGTCCAGCTCGAGCGTACGGCCTGGGTATCGTCCTTCGACATACTGCCGCTGGTCTCGATGGAGACCAAGAAGGCCATCGTCGAGCGGGCCATCGAGCAGGGGCAGGTGATCATCAGCGTCCACGCTCCCTTCCCGGGCGTCGGCCGCATGACGCGCGAAGGCAACTTCCGCAAGTGGGTAGATCTGGAGACAGAGCCAGCTTAG
- a CDS encoding DinB family protein, translating into MNTIDFFRSSFQRLHNTTVDAVRELTPEQLNFRPEGHYSIAWVLWHMVRSEDVILRLMVQRKPELWAEGGWAAKLGLPERGQGTGHTLEQAREIEIRDLPLFLDYAGAVWADVDAYLAGLTEADLDKMHPWRRAEEPLGQIIGNHVMTHLFGHRNEIYWLRSEQGLQGSPT; encoded by the coding sequence ATGAACACGATCGACTTCTTCCGCAGCAGCTTCCAGCGCCTGCACAACACGACGGTGGACGCCGTGAGAGAACTCACGCCGGAGCAGCTGAACTTCAGGCCGGAGGGGCACTACAGCATCGCCTGGGTGCTGTGGCACATGGTGCGGAGCGAGGACGTGATCCTGAGGCTCATGGTGCAGAGGAAGCCGGAGCTATGGGCCGAGGGTGGCTGGGCCGCGAAGCTTGGCCTGCCGGAGCGCGGCCAGGGCACGGGCCACACGCTGGAGCAGGCGCGCGAGATCGAGATCCGGGACCTGCCTCTGTTCCTGGACTACGCGGGCGCGGTGTGGGCGGATGTCGACGCCTACCTGGCGGGCCTCACGGAGGCGGACCTCGACAAAATGCACCCCTGGCGCAGGGCGGAGGAGCCGCTGGGCCAGATCATCGGCAACCACGTAATGACTCACCTGTTCGGCCACCGGAACGAGATCTACTGGCTGCGTAGCGAGCAGGGCCTCCAGGGCAGCCCGACGTAG
- a CDS encoding Zn-ribbon domain-containing OB-fold protein, whose protein sequence is MTTTTNRPIPTPDERSAEFFRAAKEGRLLIKRCSNCGRNLAPQREACDACTSEALEWAEASGRGVVYSFVVMHQVLHPSFKDEVPYNVALVELDEGPRIISNLVGVANSDIRVGARVEAVFEDLSEEVAVPKFRTVAAD, encoded by the coding sequence ATGACCACTACCACTAACCGCCCGATCCCGACCCCTGACGAACGCAGCGCGGAGTTCTTCCGCGCGGCGAAGGAGGGCCGGCTCCTGATCAAGCGCTGCAGCAACTGCGGCCGCAACCTGGCGCCCCAGCGCGAGGCCTGCGACGCCTGCACCAGTGAGGCGCTGGAGTGGGCAGAGGCTTCAGGCCGGGGGGTAGTCTACAGCTTCGTGGTCATGCACCAGGTGCTGCACCCCTCCTTCAAGGACGAGGTGCCCTATAACGTCGCGCTGGTGGAGCTGGACGAAGGGCCGCGCATCATCTCCAACCTCGTCGGGGTTGCGAACAGCGACATCCGCGTCGGCGCGCGCGTCGAGGCCGTCTTCGAGGATCTGTCGGAGGAGGTGGCGGTGCCCAAGTTCCGGACAGTGGCCGCGGATTAG
- a CDS encoding thiolase family protein encodes MAQAKAAIVGLGITEMGKVFGRSGTSLAIEAINLALEDAGLKKDDLDGLLINAGISNSIGLGLQNAGGFKGLRLLNHMNAAGSTACQMVQYASMAVQNGMANYVACVFADTPLAAPGASSGAAYGGAARAAAASGNGRPAGPPGWAGLNAHYGYFGVNIGYAMAARRHMAEFGTTSEQFGAIAVAERDWAVMNDRAQMRTPITIEDHQASRFIVEPLHLLDCCLVSNGAVAVIVTSVERAADAKASPAYVLAMAQGHPGDSRSAGDPHEVSTGAVIARETLYGQLGITAKDIDICELYDCYTYTVLVTLEDYGFCAKGEGGAFVEDGKLGPGGSLPTNTGGGELSAFYMWGMTPMSEGVIQARGGGGQRQVAKNDLVLVTGNGGILDYHASIILSPRPA; translated from the coding sequence ATGGCGCAGGCAAAGGCCGCGATTGTAGGTCTCGGGATTACAGAGATGGGGAAGGTCTTCGGGCGCTCGGGGACAAGCCTCGCGATCGAGGCGATCAACCTCGCCCTCGAGGACGCAGGGCTCAAGAAGGACGACCTGGACGGCCTCCTGATCAACGCCGGGATCAGCAACAGCATCGGGCTGGGCCTACAGAACGCGGGCGGCTTCAAGGGGCTGCGGCTCCTGAACCACATGAACGCGGCCGGGTCTACGGCCTGCCAGATGGTGCAGTACGCCTCGATGGCGGTGCAGAACGGCATGGCGAACTACGTGGCCTGCGTGTTCGCGGACACGCCGCTGGCGGCCCCGGGCGCTTCTTCGGGCGCTGCCTACGGTGGCGCCGCACGGGCGGCCGCGGCCAGCGGGAACGGAAGGCCGGCAGGGCCGCCGGGCTGGGCGGGCCTCAACGCCCACTATGGTTACTTCGGTGTAAACATCGGATACGCCATGGCGGCGCGGCGGCACATGGCCGAGTTCGGCACGACGAGCGAGCAGTTCGGGGCGATAGCGGTCGCGGAGCGCGACTGGGCGGTCATGAATGACCGCGCGCAGATGCGCACGCCGATCACGATCGAGGACCACCAGGCCTCGCGCTTCATCGTCGAGCCGCTGCACCTGCTCGACTGCTGCCTCGTGTCGAACGGCGCCGTCGCCGTCATCGTGACCTCCGTCGAGCGAGCGGCGGACGCGAAGGCTTCGCCCGCGTACGTGCTGGCGATGGCCCAGGGCCACCCGGGCGACTCCCGCAGCGCCGGCGACCCGCACGAAGTGTCGACGGGAGCGGTGATCGCGCGCGAGACCCTGTACGGACAACTGGGCATCACGGCGAAGGACATAGACATCTGCGAACTTTACGACTGCTACACCTACACCGTGCTCGTGACGCTCGAAGACTACGGCTTCTGCGCCAAGGGAGAAGGCGGCGCCTTCGTTGAGGACGGCAAGCTCGGCCCCGGCGGCAGCCTGCCAACGAACACCGGCGGCGGCGAACTTAGCGCCTTCTACATGTGGGGCATGACACCCATGTCCGAAGGCGTCATCCAGGCGCGAGGAGGGGGCGGCCAGCGCCAGGTGGCGAAGAACGACCTTGTTCTGGTCACCGGCAACGGCGGGATACTCGACTACCACGCGTCGATCATCCTTAGCCCGAGGCCGGCCTGA
- a CDS encoding DUF488 domain-containing protein, giving the protein MEIFTIGFAGKTAEQFFESLKRARVEQLVDVRLNNVSQLTGFTKKSDLPYLLASIAGIGYRHELLLAPAEDLLKAYRSKEIEWETYARRYQDLLVERAVAKELRPSDFARRIALLCSEPKADRCHRRLAAEYLQAQWRDVSIEHL; this is encoded by the coding sequence GTGGAGATCTTCACGATCGGTTTTGCCGGCAAGACGGCCGAGCAGTTCTTCGAGTCACTGAAGCGCGCCCGGGTCGAGCAACTCGTCGACGTCCGGCTGAACAACGTCTCCCAGCTGACCGGCTTCACCAAGAAGTCCGACCTCCCCTATCTGCTGGCCTCCATCGCCGGCATCGGCTACCGGCATGAACTGCTGCTGGCGCCGGCGGAGGACCTGCTCAAGGCTTATCGCTCGAAGGAGATCGAGTGGGAAACCTACGCCCGGCGCTACCAGGACCTTCTCGTAGAACGCGCGGTCGCGAAGGAGTTGCGTCCGTCGGACTTCGCCCGTAGGATCGCGCTGCTCTGCAGTGAGCCCAAGGCAGACAGGTGTCACAGGCGGCTGGCGGCGGAGTACCTTCAGGCCCAATGGCGTGACGTGAGCATCGAGCACCTCTAG
- a CDS encoding DUF488 domain-containing protein, protein MCARSASAVVYTIGHSNQSLDRFLRLLALSRISALIDVRSQPYSQFAPQFNHAALAQRLEHAGIAYVFAGDTLGGRPGGHEYYDVHGHVLYYKVAQSEFFALGLSRLKLLVEQHERVAIMCSEEDPTDCHRRLLIGRVLAGDGYAIHHIRGDGRVQDEAEIAGAQKVSSLAQRGFFDDGEESLWRSSRSVLPARRPSSSSSH, encoded by the coding sequence ATGTGCGCGCGCTCGGCCTCGGCGGTTGTCTACACCATCGGGCATTCGAACCAGAGCCTGGACCGCTTCCTGAGGCTGCTGGCGTTGAGCCGCATCAGCGCCCTGATAGACGTGCGCTCACAGCCCTACTCGCAGTTCGCGCCCCAGTTCAACCACGCTGCCCTGGCCCAGCGGCTCGAGCATGCCGGCATCGCCTACGTCTTCGCCGGCGACACGCTCGGTGGCCGGCCCGGGGGGCACGAATACTACGACGTCCACGGGCACGTCCTGTACTACAAGGTGGCACAGAGCGAGTTCTTCGCGCTGGGCTTGTCGCGCTTGAAGCTGCTCGTGGAGCAGCACGAGCGCGTCGCGATCATGTGCTCGGAAGAGGACCCGACTGACTGCCACCGCAGGCTGCTGATCGGCCGCGTCCTTGCCGGCGACGGGTATGCCATCCACCATATCCGCGGCGACGGCCGCGTCCAGGACGAAGCGGAGATCGCGGGCGCACAGAAGGTCTCCAGTCTGGCGCAGCGCGGCTTCTTCGACGACGGCGAGGAGAGCCTGTGGAGATCTTCACGATCGGTTTTGCCGGCAAGACGGCCGAGCAGTTCTTCGAGTCACTGA
- a CDS encoding PHP domain-containing protein produces the protein MDGLFYLDLHSHSTDASDDAGGTVEGYLKWLAGRRKRGYQVDGFVLTEHRGFDPDVSYDDLARQYGLVVLKGAELETDIGHVLVYGITERLQREFDFSRVDLPSADLFAAVREYGGYAVGAHAGRPRIGLWDHAEAGSHLAHVEAIETLNGGSSGEENGRAEGLAERYGLKRVGGSDAHYVSSIGRCLTVFHRPIRRIEDLVEELQHGHYFPMRIEDTLRGVE, from the coding sequence TTGGACGGGCTCTTCTACCTGGACCTCCACTCCCACTCGACCGATGCCTCCGACGACGCCGGCGGCACGGTAGAGGGCTACCTCAAGTGGCTGGCGGGCCGGCGGAAACGCGGCTACCAGGTGGATGGCTTCGTGCTCACGGAGCACCGCGGCTTCGACCCTGACGTCTCCTACGACGACCTGGCCCGGCAGTACGGCCTTGTCGTCCTCAAGGGCGCCGAGCTCGAGACCGACATCGGCCACGTCCTCGTTTACGGCATCACCGAGCGCCTGCAGCGCGAATTCGACTTCTCGCGCGTCGACCTGCCCTCGGCGGACCTCTTCGCCGCCGTGCGAGAGTACGGCGGCTACGCGGTCGGAGCCCATGCCGGCCGGCCGCGCATCGGCCTCTGGGACCACGCCGAGGCCGGCTCCCACCTCGCCCATGTCGAGGCGATCGAGACGCTGAACGGCGGCAGCAGCGGAGAGGAGAACGGGCGCGCCGAAGGCCTGGCGGAACGTTACGGCCTCAAGCGCGTCGGCGGCTCCGACGCCCATTACGTCAGCTCCATAGGCCGCTGCCTTACGGTGTTTCACAGGCCCATCCGCCGCATCGAAGACCTGGTGGAAGAACTGCAGCACGGGCACTACTTCCCGATGCGCATCGAGGACACATTGAGGGGGGTGGAATAG
- a CDS encoding MaoC family dehydratase N-terminal domain-containing protein has product MALPAQDEELSYDESVVGVEVETGRFEVTKEHILSFCEAIGDTNPLFTDEEAARTGPYGGLIAPPAFYTSIRTGGGLDPKLRYGNLTLNAGQHWEYHAPIRPGDTITARTKVHDIYEKTGRTGRMVFLVRRTTYTNQRGEVVAVSDASLVHRKVEQQQ; this is encoded by the coding sequence ATGGCTCTGCCGGCTCAGGACGAGGAGCTGAGCTACGACGAAAGCGTCGTAGGTGTCGAGGTCGAGACCGGGCGTTTCGAGGTGACGAAGGAGCACATCCTCTCCTTCTGCGAGGCCATTGGTGACACGAACCCGCTGTTTACGGACGAGGAGGCCGCCAGGACAGGTCCCTACGGCGGACTCATCGCTCCCCCGGCCTTCTACACCTCCATCCGCACCGGCGGCGGCCTCGACCCGAAGCTGCGCTACGGTAACCTGACCCTGAACGCCGGCCAGCACTGGGAGTACCACGCCCCGATCCGTCCCGGAGATACGATTACAGCCCGGACGAAGGTGCATGACATCTACGAGAAGACCGGCCGCACCGGCCGCATGGTCTTCCTCGTGCGCCGCACGACCTACACCAACCAGCGCGGCGAGGTCGTGGCGGTGTCCGACGCCTCCCTGGTGCACCGGAAGGTGGAGCAGCAGCAATGA
- a CDS encoding dehydratase: MREQVYGEDIEPGDEIGPLLKHPDLAQVQKYLAAGRMGDGSGMSSRFTSDEAARREGLAGPIIPGPMSQAFLSQLLTDWCGPEGWVQSLEVNFRRSTRHGEPLKCIGLITDKQDQGDRTLVRLDVFIEDPRGDRPTQGVAEVLIPARRP, encoded by the coding sequence ATGAGAGAGCAGGTCTACGGCGAAGACATCGAGCCCGGCGACGAGATTGGCCCCCTGCTCAAGCATCCGGACCTCGCCCAGGTCCAAAAGTACCTAGCCGCCGGCCGCATGGGTGACGGCAGCGGCATGTCGAGTCGCTTCACGAGCGATGAGGCCGCCCGCAGGGAGGGCCTCGCCGGCCCGATAATCCCGGGGCCAATGAGCCAGGCGTTCCTGTCGCAGCTCCTCACGGACTGGTGCGGCCCAGAGGGCTGGGTCCAGAGCCTCGAGGTCAACTTCCGCCGCTCGACCCGGCACGGCGAACCTCTGAAGTGCATTGGGCTCATTACGGACAAGCAGGACCAGGGGGACAGGACCCTCGTCCGCCTGGACGTGTTCATCGAGGACCCTCGCGGCGACCGGCCGACGCAGGGCGTGGCCGAAGTCCTGATCCCGGCGCGCAGGCCCTGA
- a CDS encoding universal stress protein, whose translation MFETILVPLDGSDLAEEAIDPAGELARCFGSRIVLVQAVDSLAMRMSQPPAIIEAPAAAAASVDVFQSALEAEKEGAHRYLAEVRDRLAAGGGRVEAFVGEGPATDVILSVAREQGAGVIVMSTHGRGGLGRLVFGSVADGILRRSETPVLLIRSRERPKT comes from the coding sequence ATGTTCGAGACCATCCTCGTGCCGCTGGACGGATCTGACCTGGCCGAGGAGGCCATCGACCCGGCTGGCGAGCTTGCCAGGTGCTTCGGTTCGCGCATCGTGCTCGTGCAGGCGGTCGACTCGCTCGCCATGCGCATGTCTCAGCCTCCTGCGATCATCGAGGCGCCTGCCGCCGCCGCCGCGAGCGTCGACGTGTTCCAGTCAGCGCTGGAGGCAGAGAAGGAGGGCGCCCACCGCTACCTTGCGGAGGTGCGGGACCGCCTCGCCGCCGGTGGAGGAAGAGTGGAGGCGTTCGTAGGCGAAGGGCCGGCAACGGACGTCATCCTCAGTGTCGCCCGGGAGCAGGGCGCAGGCGTCATCGTGATGTCGACCCATGGACGTGGCGGCCTGGGGCGGCTGGTCTTCGGCAGCGTCGCCGATGGCATCCTGCGCCGCTCGGAGACTCCCGTGCTCCTCATCCGGTCCCGGGAGCGGCCGAAGACCTAG